The following DNA comes from Xiphophorus hellerii strain 12219 chromosome 5, Xiphophorus_hellerii-4.1, whole genome shotgun sequence.
GTTCTCATGCTTCATAAACTAAGCACTTAGCTTTAACTTTGAACGTAATAATATTAATGTTCAATGTAATATGAACTACTTTTTAAACCTGTTCACATGTTATTAGTTGGGTTAAGACCTGATCAATGAtccaaattttaaaatcatgatCTTTGAGCAGCTTTGATAGTACATTTGACACGTGGAGCAAACTCCTGCATGCTTGGAAATACACAGATTATTATCAAATGTTGAATAAATTGTTGAAAGAAGTTGGTCTTGATGATTTCGATCTCACTTTTCACTCATGGGACAAGAAAGCTCACAAGCATGACACCAAACTTAGATTAGGGTGCTAGTcaccttttaaaataattttccaggTGTCTCAAACAAAGGAAGGATAATTCTTTAGAGAAAGGAACGCTGTAGCACTTTTCTACTGTCTGTCCCATAGAATCTCCATCTTTGTTCATTAAGCCTCACCAGTTTGAAGTCCCTGATGATGCGCAGAGCTTTAACACTCAATATTCTTTGCAGCAATTTTTATCTCATGaagttaacgtgacgtaaatcaAAGTGTTGCTGCATGCTTATATTTTGAGGTAACTGATGCTGAAATATCAAGACACGTCCATTCCTCTTTTGCAGGTTTTAGCTTGACAGATTGATTTTAGCTGGACTCAGTGGCATGTCCAgctaaaacatgttaaaaatattgcatgttttaGCAATATCATCTGTATTGCTGATGATATGgcaatacagaaataaatgtagctAATTTGAGCTTTCTGGTGAATATGCATATTAACactttgcaaaattaaaaaaaaaacaactgaactatcataaaatttaaagtaagatcaaataaaatgtaacataaCTACAGTTTATCTGAACGCTCTGATAATTTACAATGCTGGTAATGTGTGGTAAACTACTGCAGAGTGACAAAGGAGAAGGCAGTAATATTCTAGTctttgaaacacttttttcattaGTTACTGCCAGTTGTCTTGAGTGATCCCCTAGGTTACATCTGTTTTGTTTAcgtgtatctgtgctgtttgcAGATGGGTCAAGCACTGTGGAGGCTTCCTCCcagacaacagcagcagcttcaggaaGAGCTGGCCGACCACCTGACTGAGAGCGGAGGAGGCAAACAAGACCAAGGTATTTCTACCATTGTCCTTATATCACGGGTATTTAACATACAACCTGTGGGGAAAATATTCATATAAAGACACAACGTATTCAAAACCAAACGGATTAAATTGAATCCAAACCATTTCATTTCTTAAGGCACAgttctggttttgtttaaaataattcagttgaaGAAATTTAATGGAGAACAATCATTCTTTGTCTTCTATCTTGGCCTCAGTTGTTTAGTAAGATTGAATTGGACTGTTTGCTGCTCTCACTTGTGTACAGTGAGAGAAAGAAGTGTTTGGTCACTTACAGACAAATGAGCAATCTCTTCAACTTTCCACGTGAGTTCAAAGGTTAATAAGACAGAATTAAACTAATGGCTATAAAGTTTGGTTAAAAAAGACcatttattatttagatttggcatttcattatttatctattcatttcctttttagGGAGCGATGGGGGCGGTTCCCAGAGAAGAGCACCACAGCACTGTTACAGCCCTGACATCTATCATCTGTTGAAGACACGCAGAGGTATGAATAAATGTCAAATAGAAAGCTAGAGTTACTCTGAGTCTCTCTTAAACACTCTACTAAATTTTGTTTAAACCTTCCTAGAAGACTAGAGGGTTGGTCTTGtttgaaaaggaaattaaacaAGGGATGGCTAGAGGGAAAATGTTATAGAGACGTCCAAAAAGGGAACATGTCAAAGAATCCAGCCACAACAAGCCTGTGATGTGGGTTTGCAGCACTAAAGCTCCAAATGAACAATTACTGATACTAAGAACGTTAAACAGTCATTAGGATgtaatttttatgtcttttggattaataaaacataatgactatgttaaatgtcaaaaatgaaagaaaaaaattttaaactttaacatatAATCATATTCTGCTCACATTCCCAATCCTGACCAATCTCCTGATTATATCATCAAATAATTGTGACATGGAGTTATACAAATTTTCATTATTACATTAAGATCAAACATGATCAAACCattgaaatttaaacaaaaagctgtCTTTGGATGCGAtgaaaactagaaaataaatatttttccactttgatttaatttgacatTATACAGATAAAATTGCTGAtctgattgataaaataatatttaagcacacatcTGTAATCTTGAAGGTTCTGTTTCTAGAGTCTAGAGAGCCAGAACATTTTCTAGTGGGCCGGATTTGACCCCTTTCACTGGTGATTTTTGGCACAGTGGCCACTAGGGGGAGTGCTAACATTGTGTCTCGCTGGCACAGGCATCCCTTCACAGGAGCTGGGATTTATAGAGAAGCAAACATTAATGAGATGCTTCTGTTTGTGTTCCTCCTTCTTTTTACAAAATCCTAGATATACACAGAGCAGTAAAAAAGATCCATACAGATATCCTGCTGCTCCATAGTGAAACAAACGGCTCTTAAAAACCCCGTCAAGCCCTCCTAAGTGTTTGTTCCCAGCCCACATTTCCTCAAAGGGCTCACTGCTGTTTAAAAATCTATTACAGAGAAAAGCGTTTGCATTTATAGGCATTATAGGCCAGCCATGTTCAGCATATTGAAATAAAACCCAGTTATACGGTAGGTTTAATTTTCCACACATTGGCAGCAGGGAAAAGTTTCCTAGATctaaacatgttttctattttccCCTCTGTTTTCTGGGGGTACGGGGGGGTTGTAGGTAAAGAGCAGCATGGGTTTATAGATCTGGAGATGCTACCACCTGAACTAGGTATCACCATCCTCTCCTACCTGAATGCCACTGATCTGTGCCTGGCTGGCTGCGTCTGGCAAGACCTGGGAAATGATGAATATTTGTGGCAGGGGTACGCCGCTTCTTTGTTTCTCctactttaattaaaatacgtttttacatttttgttgatattttttaaatctgctgtttAATATCCCATCAGGCTGTGCAAGTCCACATGGGGACACTGCTCTATCTACAACAAGAGACTACCTGCTGGCTTCTCATACCGAAGACTTTACCTTCAACTAGACGAGGGCAGCTTGACGTTCAATGCTAACCCACAGGAGGTCAGTCATACATAAAGTCAAACATATGCTATGCCTTTAGCTAGttgtattttcttcattttgtcctCTTGGTTTCATGTAGGGCATCAGCTATTTCATGTCTAAAGGAATACTAGTGGATCATCCCAAAGAACTGGCCAAGTTCATTTTCTACACCAGACGGCTCAACTGGAAGATGCTGCGGATTTACCTGGATGAGAGGTtgacacacacactaacacacacacacacacacacacactaaaaaaCACATATTCAGTTTGATCACATGTTTCAGgttcattgaaaaaaaattctgaataaGTTCCTGTAAGATTCTCACAGTACTATGAAGTTGAGTATATATACCAtacttttacattatttatgcaaaacaaattaaGACTGAATGTTCAAGGTCTAATCGTTTGAATGTAAACTAATTATTCTCACTAATATTCATTAATTATTACAGTTACAGTGATGTTATCTACACCTTTAGTTGATTTGTTAGACTTTGATACATAGACAAAaccagaaatattaaataaacagttGCTAAATTTAGTAGTAGTTCTTCACTGTATtggaaaaatctttttgtacaACTCATGTGACATGATTGTTAGAAAGCATTAGTCAGTATTCACGGGAATATTCCCTTGTCTGTGCAGGCGGGATGTCTTGGACGAGTTGGTGACCCTTCATAACTTCAGCAACCAGTTCCTCCCTAATGCGCTGAGGGATTTTTTCCGGCACATCCACGCGCCCGAGGAGAGAGGAGAGTATCTGGAAACGCTCATCACCAAGTTCAGCCACAGGTTTTGCACCTGTAACCCCGGCCTCGTCCGTGACCTTGGCCTTAGCCCTGGTAGGAACATGCACACATTTGTGCTATACTAATTatgtttaagaaatgtttttttttttgttgtaaaattgtTGCTACATCattaattattttgacttttccTCCAGAAATCTAAATATGTTTCTAACAGTTATTAAACAACAGCTCCCTAAAGCTTTAACCAGCTTTTCATATATTTAGTTACACCCAAACTTCAGAAGGAGCAGTAAGAGTAAAGagagaagcttttttttctgtcaacaataaaaatggatcctttttgttttggaagCTCAGCAGCATCAGATATCAGTTTACAAACAAAACTCTTCAATGCACTCATGACTGCAGCACTTTGATAGAATATTTATACCACTGAgacttgttgtgttttattatattgcaaccacaaacatcaatgtattttattggggctgtatgtgatagaccaacacaaaggactccataaaacagtgtttatttGTACTAAGGTCCTCTGAGTCAATTTGCAGAAATGTTGTTTGCTTCAAATAAAACTGCAAGCTTTTTGGTTACAAAGACTTAGTCGAAGCAAACGGCACTTCTACAAAGTGCTACAAAATTCTACAAACATGGGCTTTTCCAATCATACGAACCACTGAAAGCATTTTACACCAGAGCCACATTCAGCTGCAGTCAAGGGTACACCTTAAAAGCGGCGACGGTATTATGTATTCTCCAGTTACTTGTTTGCGCCcaactacatactttctgaggtgtatgcaAACATGTCATCGGCACACATCGTTTTTGCGCGCCCTcgagtgcagcgcccctatgcgttgcatgcagtgcatacccactttttgcgccactgaTTGTGCCACTTTATAACGCAATGACGTaacttttagttgttttaaaaatgctgtatacATCAAATGTGGCTTTGATTTCAAAAGTTCTCTGCTGAACATCTAATTTTTCAGAGAAATTTGATGTTTCTCatgtaattttgtattttttttgtttattttcatgtaCAATATTTCCTGCATCAGTAATATAGTTTATAGTTTGTCTTTCTTCCATTGCACAACTATGTATGGAgtctttcttcatttttaccTGAGGGTGGACATTGTTACCAGAAACTCTTGCTCTCATTTGGAAAATGGATCTCTATCCTTcatgataaatttaaaatattccattttCAGTTATGGGGTGTAAAGATTAAAGAATAGTCTGACTTGTACACTTTGGGACAAACTAACTACCAATGCCTTCAATGTTTCTGCACAGACTACCCAGTCTGAAAATGAGGGTTTACCTTCAAGTAATCCCTGGCTTCAGTCTAGTCAATGAGGCATGACTCGACCCACTTTACTAAAGCCATCAGACCATAGAGAACCCAATCCCTCATTTGGTTGTCCTTAACTCTTTGGACACACTTGTATGAGTAATCGAGATAGCAGGATTAGGCTAGGCTAGGAACGAATGAAAAGAAGGCCAgtcagcattttttatttaattgcacATAAAGACGAGCATTGATTTGCTGCCCTGGTAAAAATGTGCGAAAaaccttgaaataaaatcatctttttatttcagtacCATCgacttgcacaaaaaaaaaaatcaaacaatttaGGATTCAGGTACATTTATGTAGTGCGGGAATAATTTTGAGTCAAACACAGACAGTCAttgaagctttttttaatttatgcttTTCCTTTCCAAGTTGACCAGAGTTTCTTGGAACGATCTTTAAACCATTACGTTCTGTTCCCCTGGGGTATAAATGTGATGTGACACAGAGACACGTTCTTTCTAGGTTGGACAGGAACCCTTCTTCTTCTGGCCACCACACACTGTAAGCAGAAGGATAGGAGTTAATAAAACCACCAGAACTTACTGTTGGAGAACTGTGGCAAAGAGGAGCATCTTGGAGTCTCCAagtctaaaaaataattttagattcTATCTAGCTTGTTATTTGAGAGCAatatcacacaaaaaaaaccttttcttttctattatcGCTAACATAAGCATGTAAGTGATTAAACTGTGCTGAAAGCTGAATGCTTGGGTCAGATGGAGCTTTCCAGTAAAACTCCAGGTGAGTTTGGTGTAAAACAAAGGATCTGTGTGTGGGAAAGCAGTTAATGCCCACTGTTAAGCATAGTGGATGATCAGTGGTtctgtgggcctgtttctcaTCTAGAGGTTCTGGGAAAGCTGTCAGACTGACTTACATCATCAACTCTTAAAAACGGGCggacatttgaaataaaaatctgtcggactctgccagaaaactgaaaaagagtCATCACTACTATCTAGACCGGTTGTGTAAAGGGGAATGATCAAATACAACTCTCTCATGTGATTAATAGATAAgttaattaattgcatgatacattaaaactttatcaataattttcattggatgattgtttgttttttttctttcctctctttctacTGAGGACGGGATGAAAAAAGGCTTCagtctggtgaatttttttcAACTGTCCccatttttgaaggacaattttgttacCAGACTTCAGcatcaattttatttgttgtttggattgttttgtttatttaatttgaatatttactATGTCTTCCAAATTCAgtaataaatgtttgttagaaattAAACTTAATTGATCTTTGAGATTTTGTACTATGCCATTGCCATGATATTactgaaaatggtttcaaaataacaatattatcacTCATATTGATAACTTCTAGGACCATTTATcgttcagaaaaatgtgttatttcttTTATCAATAGCCGTGTTTACATTACAAATTTGTgcaaactttgttgatattctgctaatatcaaaaaaccacaattttgctattttggcgtttccgttaaataagaaacgcaataagtttgttcatgtgataagtcattaaaaaacatgctgcgccaTCCTCCTGCTATcattcctgtcgtcttcttcgtcttttccgccGGTAGTAACATCAAGTCGTGGATCATGTTTCGATACAGCCGAAAAACCACCTCACCCTagcaaaaaaacttttttttttatcgccgTATTTCCATtgaagtaatttattttcataatttgcccaattttatggtcaatggaaacttAGCTGGAACAGGTAAACTAAAGATCAGAAgctttttacacatatttactaaataatttTCCTATTTCTTTCGAGACATATTTAATATTGTTGCTACttcttgattttattatttcttgctttgtgtttttgcactgacATCCCTGTGAGTGCTGCACAAAGACTCCCTGTGTGCCCAGACTGTGCCTGCATGTACAACAAGCTTCTTTATTCTTGGTGATGATCACTGACTGTTTCCTCCCTGCAGATGCTGTGTACGTGCTGTGCTACAGTCTGATCCTGCTGTCCATCGACCTCACCAGCCCGCacgtgaaaaacaaaatgtcaaagcGGGAGTTCATCAGGAACACTAGGCGAGCTGCTCACAATGTCTCTGAGGACTTCGTTGGCCATCTGTATGATAACATATACCTGATTGGACATGTGGCTACGTAGCTTCCCCTGCTGCACCGAGGGACGGAGACTGGGCCGCGGGCTTCATTACAATAATGAAACACCGAGGAAATTAATTTGAGCAGATTCCAAATCCTGGACGGAACATAGCATCCTATTGCTCCTGCATTTTAATAGAAAGGTTATCATGCCAGCCCGCTGGAAGAGAAGACAGACTTTGCTACCAAATGTCagtagtttgtagtttttaatcAAAGGTGTAAGTGAAGCTTGTGGAGTTtgcctgaaaacacaaactctaAACCTGGGTTTTTACAAAAGCTCTGATTTTTGCACTGAATCACGAGGATTGGAGGTGGAAGAATGAAGACGAGACAAAGCACTGCACTCCGTCTCCTCCAGCCGCCGGGAAACGGTCTGCTGGTGTCCCACCCGCTGCAACTGGCTCCGTGCTCCTCAGCTTGGCCTTACGTTATAGTTGATGAAACCGAAGTTTAAAACATCTTCCTATAACACTGCTCACGTGGCGACAGTGAAACCGTGCGGGACGCAAGCTGGACTTGACACGATGTGAAGttgtaaattaaaacatctgTTCGGTTCAGTTGAAAGTTAGATGAAGGTAAACCGTTCAGATTCGTGTAACATTTTCCTGaatatctgacattttaaatggGTTTGCTATGGAAACTAACAATTCAAAGCTGTGCATTTCAATCCTCACATGTTAGCTTTGGCAATACCTCCCTGCAAGGTGCAAAACGAGGAGCTCCTAATAGAAGGAACATTACCTGCTGCCAAGAGTTTAACACACTCTGTTGGAAGTACTAATGTAGAAAATTTGACTCCATTTAGTGAAAGTGACTACCAGATTGAATGGAATGAAATTACAGCAGGATTTATTTGACTAAATGTTCTCATAGAACCTTCAGGTCTTCTGCTATCAAAGTAAGCTGAGCTGAACAAAAAACACTACATGTAGCGACGTCAGCATAAGTGATAACAGCATTTAATTACGTTTAGAGCAGCAGACAAATGAGAGGTTTGTCTGTCCTGCTGACTTGTTTAAGTTCATGAACCAAACACTgttctgtttgcttttaaagAATCTATGTCTTCTGATCAAGACGAGAATAATTAAGACCACTGTGTGAATTCTGCTAGTTTTTTAGTCTGCAGTGGCACAATGTGAATATATGACACCCATCATTTTAAATCCCCAAAAAGCTGCAAAGTTTTAGTCTTCTTTGGCCATGCAGGAGAAGAGTTTTACACATTTCAGGACTGAACCGTTAATGTTGAAAGTATTGATCACATTGATTGTTCCAGTGTGGATGGTCGACCCTCCAGCCGACAGTGTAGGCTTACTTGATAAACTATTGTCTTCTGAGTTGGATCCACATTGTTCTTGCGTCTGCATGTGTTTGTCCCATTTACAACAAATGTAGTTGATTTTCAGCTCATTCTACTGCTTTAGCTGTCCCTGCCACAACATCATGATCCCTGCTTGacaattagatttattttttttatttccaacacTAAAACTTCAGCTGAAATTCTGATCAAAGTAAATCGCCCCTGCTGAAGTTTCAAAAAGCGTTGATCTTTGCTGATGACGTGGGAAAAAgaagacagttttatttatttatatcaatAATAATGTGTTCATCCTAATATATGGATAATTTGAAGTGGTGGATTACATTTGTCcatgtttgggttgtttttaatgGATTTTGGAAAGTGTGAAAGCCTGCTAGCCTGCATTTGTCGGGTCATTGGATGAGATGAGGCACCTGAAAGACAGATCAGTAAAATGAGATGGAGAGAGTCCGTAAAGGCTGAACTGGGGAAATGTAcctaaactaaataaaatgaaactttgaagattttgttctttta
Coding sequences within:
- the fbxo8 gene encoding F-box only protein 8 isoform X1, which translates into the protein MGQALWRLPPRQQQQLQEELADHLTESGGGKQDQGSDGGGSQRRAPQHCYSPDIYHLLKTRRGKEQHGFIDLEMLPPELGITILSYLNATDLCLAGCVWQDLGNDEYLWQGLCKSTWGHCSIYNKRLPAGFSYRRLYLQLDEGSLTFNANPQEGISYFMSKGILVDHPKELAKFIFYTRRLNWKMLRIYLDERRDVLDELVTLHNFSNQFLPNALRDFFRHIHAPEERGEYLETLITKFSHRFCTCNPGLVRDLGLSPDAVYVLCYSLILLSIDLTSPHVKNKMSKREFIRNTRRAAHNVSEDFVGHLYDNIYLIGHVAT
- the fbxo8 gene encoding F-box only protein 8 isoform X2, with the protein product MSNLFNFPRSDGGGSQRRAPQHCYSPDIYHLLKTRRGKEQHGFIDLEMLPPELGITILSYLNATDLCLAGCVWQDLGNDEYLWQGLCKSTWGHCSIYNKRLPAGFSYRRLYLQLDEGSLTFNANPQEGISYFMSKGILVDHPKELAKFIFYTRRLNWKMLRIYLDERRDVLDELVTLHNFSNQFLPNALRDFFRHIHAPEERGEYLETLITKFSHRFCTCNPGLVRDLGLSPDAVYVLCYSLILLSIDLTSPHVKNKMSKREFIRNTRRAAHNVSEDFVGHLYDNIYLIGHVAT